A window of Benincasa hispida cultivar B227 chromosome 9, ASM972705v1, whole genome shotgun sequence genomic DNA:
TATGTAGGTCTGAAGCATTGAATTGGATCTGAGTAGTTAGGCTGGCTTGAAAGATTATGTAACAATGGGTTGAGGTTGAGtgaaatgatatttggatcattaGACATTCTCGATTTGAAGGTAGATAAGTTGGAGTTGTGAAAGCCAGAAAAGAATGGAAAATCATATTCATTAAAAACAACACTTCTGggaatatatattttatcatcCTTGTTTATGTATTGATGCCTCTTGTGAACAATGCTTGGCCCTAAGTAGATTTAATAGGGACAAATTGGAATTGATGTTCTGATACCAAGTTAGaatttgaggaagaagatgaataggGACAAATTCTTAGTTGATTTTCTCTTATTTAAAGAAGAGCATAATAAGCCCAAACTTATACAGATTTCCCAAATTAGGGTTACATGaataattgaataataaaatgaatatggaagaataaaaaaaaaaaaatagttatactTGACAGATGGCCCAATCGTAAATGGAAGGAATAAAGTCTATTGAAATCAAATCCTAACATAATTGTTTGAGCATTTATTAATCCATCGTGGCTCTCTGTGTGATGTGGCGGTCCCCAACTGATGTGTCTTCTTTGACCCATCTTTGGTGGCAACATCTCTAACAGTCATCCAACATATAATTGTTTCAAGCTAAACACGCTTAACTATGATGTTCCTATGATTGAACAATCAGAAAGAAAGGTGTACCTTGTTGGTTAGGTAGTAATTTTCTATTCCTTTAAGTCTTTTTTAATCATACATTCACGTCTTCAGGATTTCCCTCATTTTGATGTAATCTTCATTCATTCATGTCCTACTTCTAAACTCGGGGCACTACACAATCTATTTtgctaattattttaaaaactattttgattttttctcaATCTTATTTCTCATTGAAAATAGAGGTGTTTGAAAATGACGAGTAAGTGATtttaaaagaactcaaaatcAATTCGAATAAGAGTGTGTTTGAGAGTGATATCTAGAATagtgattttagaaaaagagaTCTATGTACATTGATTTTTAAaccatcaaatttatgtttggttataaacttaatttttaaatacttaaaagtgattttgaatcaTTATGTTTGGTTCTAAAAAGTGATCTTAGAATTACCAAAAATACTAAAAAGGGTATTTATATTTCAACGTTTGTTTCAAAATCTAAGAATTATTTTCATGGGGCCTCACTTTTATCTTTCgagtttaatttttttgaatcaatttagtctttaaattttaaaatgttagatTTGTAggtatgaatttgaaattttgttgtcttttagtttctaaattttaaaatttacactTACCTTATGATTTTTACTAAATATCTACTTTCAATTCTTAATATCAACGTAAACTAAATTaatggataattattttaaatataaaattattggaattatttataaatatattaaaatatcattatttattaataatagaatgcaatagacTATTTTAAATATCTACCGTCTACACTGATACATGCCCATAGACCTCAATAGTTTTCAAACACAAAAGAGAGACAAATTTTCTTCGAGATGACTTTTTTTCCATTGCTGGATCAGGTTTTCGAGATGAATTATTGCATTTTGTCCAATTAAAAGGGCCatagaaaagaaacaaaaaatccGTTTAATATGCATTAAAAActccatttaattttaattttattttggagacCATAATAAAGCCATGTGGCCTATTATATAAACAAACCCTTTGCAATGCTTAATTCTCCAAACACTGAAAATTAACATTATTTAGAGAAGCAGAATGGAAGAGCCTCACGTCCTCACCGTAATAATCTTCGCCggccttttcttctttttctatgttATTTTCACTATGTCCCGGAGATACGTGGTCCCTCATCGGAAGAGACTCCCACCGGAAGCCGGTCGCGCTTGGCCAGTGATCGGCCACCTCCATCAACTAAATGCAAGTGAGCCAATCCACATAACGTTGGCTAAAATGGCGGATGCATATGGACCAATATTCACGTTTAGGTTCGGTATGAAAAAAACATTGATTGTGAGCAATTGGGAAATAGCAAAAGAGTTATTCACTACCAACGATAGAATCTTTGCATCTCGTCCAAAGCTACTTGCATCAAAGCTTCTTACCTATGACTATGCCATGATAGGGTTTAGCCTATACAATCCACATTGGCGCTATGTCCGCAAAATAGCGACGCTTGGACTCCTCACCAACCACCGCGTCGAGCAGCTCGAACACGTTAGAGCATTAGAGGTTCAAACTTGGATGAAGGAAATCCATGAGCTATATTGGCTCAAAAACAAAGAGAAAAGTGAGAGAGTGGTGGTGGATATGAAGAAGTGGTTTCAAGACATAACCCTCAACACCATATTCAAGATGGTGATCGGAAAGCGATTTACAACGGCCTTCGATGACGACATAGCCAGCAAAAAATGTCGAAAAGCATTGAGAGATTTTTCTGAATTGTTCGGAAAATTCATTCCTTCTGATTGGTTTCCGTTTGTGAGTTGGTTGGATTCTGTAGGACATCgggaagaaatgaagaaaactGCACAAATATTAGACAAAACGTTTCACAATTTCCTGCAAGAACATCGAGAGAGGAGAGATTGTAGTAAAGGGAAGATGGATCAAGAACAAGACTTCATGgatttaatgatttctacaGTTGAGGATGATGAGGGAGAACCTTTAAGCTACCATGTTGATAGAATCATCAAAGCTACATGCTTGGTAATGTATATATATGAATGCTCTtatcataattaaaaattttcatagataaaaaaaatattaaactatttataaaaatagcaaaaaaaaaaatattgatagatattgatagacttttattaacatctatcaatgatagacttctatccgtatctatcaatttctattactgatagatacTCATAaacttgtatcagtttctatcactgatttATGCTGATCGACTTCTATTAACgtctatttgtgatagacattgataacaaTGTCCATcacaattataattaaattttgttatttgtgtatatatttttctttattttttaaaattaatatattatattatatatagagGGTCTTAAAATTTCTTCGATATTTTCATATGTGTATGAATTTGACATTAATGAAAGAGATGAATAAATATCTCCTAAAGATATCGACGtttccttatttatttttttacctatatttttaaaaataaagcaaaattttgaaatctaaaaagtagtttttaaaatttttgttttggttATTAAATTTTAGCTAAAAATCAAtgtacttaataaatatgtaaattatggTAAAGAATTGAGAGGATaaatagactttcatttcaaaaataaaaaaataaaaaacaaaataaatacgAAACTAACATTAAATatgaattattttgttttgaaggTCAGTTTGAACATCGGTTGAGAAACTTATTTCAATGActtttttgtaaaatattttttcttaactttttttCCGATAATTTTGAAAGTACTTAATGTGGAACTTTATATTGAACCCGCTATCA
This region includes:
- the LOC120086560 gene encoding cytochrome P450 CYP82D47-like, which codes for MEEPHVLTVIIFAGLFFFFYVIFTMSRRYVVPHRKRLPPEAGRAWPVIGHLHQLNASEPIHITLAKMADAYGPIFTFRFGMKKTLIVSNWEIAKELFTTNDRIFASRPKLLASKLLTYDYAMIGFSLYNPHWRYVRKIATLGLLTNHRVEQLEHVRALEVQTWMKEIHELYWLKNKEKSERVVVDMKKWFQDITLNTIFKMVIGKRFTTAFDDDIASKKCRKALRDFSELFGKFIPSDWFPFVSWLDSVGHREEMKKTAQILDKTFHNFLQEHRERRDCSKGKMDQEQDFMDLMISTVEDDEGEPLSYHVDRIIKATCLNVIIGGFDTTSIIMTWALSLLLNNEEALRKAQLELDKQIGRERQVKESDIKNLSYLQAIVKETLRLYPAAPLLVPHESSEDCTTAGYHIPKGTRLIVNVQKLQKDPCVWEDPCKFRPERFLTSHKNIDVRGQNPQLIPFGNGRRQCPAISFALQIIYLTLANLLHGFKIDRLSEELFDMEESDGLTTARKSPLEVVLTPRLPAPIY